The nucleotide window CCCTCTTGGACAATATAATCTTTGCCCTCACTCCGCACCAGCCCCTTTTCTCTAGCTGCACTCATGGAGCCAGATGCTACCAAATCGTTGTAGGCAACTGTCTCTGCCCGAATGAAGCCTCGCTCAAAATCTGTATGGATCACACCAGCCGCCTGAGGAGCCGACATCCCCGCCCGAATCGTCCAAGCGCGAGTTTCCTTTGGCCCGGTTGTGAAATAGGTTCGTAAGCCGAGCAAATCATAGGTAGCACGAATCAAAGATTTCAGGCCGCCTTCACTCACACCCAACGACGCTAAAAACTCGGCCCGCTCTTCCGCAGACAAATCAATTAGCTCTGATTCTACCTGGGCTGACACTACCACAACTTGGGATCCTTCTGATGCTGCGATCGCCTTTACCTGCTCAACCCATGTATTTCCAGTTGCTAAGTCATTTTCCAAAACATTAGCTGCGTAGATGACTGATTTACGGGTCAGCAATCCTAACGGCTTAATCAACAGCTCTTCCTC belongs to Cyanobacteriota bacterium and includes:
- a CDS encoding DUF933 domain-containing protein; this translates as EEELLIKPLGLLTRKSVIYAANVLENDLATGNTWVEQVKAIAASEGSQVVVVSAQVESELIDLSAEERAEFLASLGVSEGGLKSLIRATYDLLGLRTYFTTGPKETRAWTIRAGMSAPQAAGVIHTDFERGFIRAETVAYNDLVASGSMSAAREKGLVRSEGKDYIVQEGDVMLFRFNV